A single region of the Alphaproteobacteria bacterium CG11_big_fil_rev_8_21_14_0_20_39_49 genome encodes:
- a CDS encoding secretion system protein E, whose product MEPKNISTNTAAGNPNPKLQQKQNTSGQVPVSRVAVASTGENKAGASTVPPAPVSSVSKVPPVPVANKDSEGKEGEPVKNVPLGEKLLNKGLISKDQLETALTEQKNQPKGKKKMLGAVLIDMGFITESTLGEVLTESSGVKIFDIKKTVLDPNLIQKVPKDVAMRSKAVPVAMEDGAVRVAITDIYNILAIDQIRKYFPRTLKIVPVYAPESDLLEIIDQYYGYETSISGILREIETGISDKDKQINGEMDGYINPTVRLVDAILVDAIKRGASDIHLEPEGNFVRLRYRIDGKLIQVRSFHKDYWPAVVVRIKIMSGMNIAETRNPQDGRTSYFVLGRDIDFRVATHPTVFGENIVLRILDKRKSLVPLEQLGLSEKNEILLRKLLKRPEGIIIVTGPTGSGKTTTLYSILNLINEVDVNIMTLENPVEYQLSMIRQSDIKEDKGMDFVDGIKSLMRQDPDIIFVGEVRDEATASMAIRAAMTGHKVFTTLHTNDAVGAIPRLVDIGIPPHLLGGSLICVIAQRLLRKLCLNCRQADHITEEESKIYRVDPSRKIRIFRRKGCEECMHTGYKGRIAVHEIFPCDKGLDELISTGASRRTMVQYAAEKGFVPMVNDGIKKALAGITDLDELIRTVDMTERL is encoded by the coding sequence ATGGAACCTAAAAATATCAGCACTAACACAGCTGCCGGTAACCCTAATCCTAAATTACAGCAAAAGCAAAATACATCAGGTCAAGTGCCGGTGTCTAGGGTAGCCGTTGCAAGTACCGGTGAAAATAAAGCCGGTGCATCAACTGTTCCTCCGGCTCCGGTTTCGAGTGTTTCTAAAGTGCCGCCGGTACCTGTTGCCAATAAAGATAGTGAAGGTAAAGAAGGCGAGCCTGTTAAAAATGTACCGTTGGGTGAAAAGCTTCTAAATAAAGGTCTGATATCAAAAGACCAGTTGGAAACCGCTTTGACCGAGCAGAAGAACCAGCCTAAGGGCAAGAAGAAGATGCTCGGAGCCGTACTTATCGACATGGGCTTTATTACGGAAAGTACTTTAGGTGAGGTTCTGACCGAGTCGTCCGGCGTAAAAATATTCGATATTAAAAAAACTGTTCTTGATCCTAACTTAATCCAAAAAGTCCCTAAAGATGTTGCTATGCGTTCAAAAGCCGTTCCGGTTGCTATGGAAGACGGTGCCGTCCGTGTGGCTATTACGGATATTTACAACATTCTTGCCATTGACCAGATAAGGAAGTATTTCCCGAGGACATTAAAAATTGTTCCCGTATATGCTCCTGAGAGCGATCTGCTGGAAATAATTGACCAGTATTATGGTTATGAAACGTCAATAAGCGGCATTTTAAGAGAGATAGAGACGGGTATTTCCGATAAAGATAAGCAGATAAACGGTGAAATGGACGGTTATATTAATCCCACTGTGCGTCTAGTAGATGCTATTTTAGTAGATGCTATTAAACGGGGAGCTTCGGATATCCACCTTGAGCCTGAGGGAAACTTTGTAAGGCTGCGTTACCGTATTGACGGCAAGCTTATTCAGGTAAGAAGCTTCCATAAGGATTACTGGCCTGCGGTGGTGGTAAGGATAAAGATTATGTCCGGTATGAACATCGCCGAAACAAGAAATCCTCAAGACGGTCGTACAAGTTATTTCGTTTTAGGGCGTGATATTGACTTTCGTGTTGCTACGCACCCTACCGTATTTGGCGAAAATATCGTACTACGTATATTGGATAAACGTAAGTCGTTGGTTCCGTTGGAACAATTGGGATTGTCTGAAAAAAACGAAATTTTGCTAAGAAAGCTACTGAAGCGACCTGAAGGAATTATAATTGTTACAGGTCCTACGGGTAGCGGTAAAACAACCACTCTTTATTCTATATTGAATCTGATAAACGAGGTTGATGTCAATATTATGACATTGGAAAATCCGGTGGAGTATCAGTTGTCAATGATACGTCAGTCGGACATTAAAGAAGATAAGGGTATGGATTTCGTTGACGGTATCAAATCGTTAATGAGGCAGGATCCGGATATCATATTCGTGGGTGAGGTGCGTGACGAGGCTACCGCCAGTATGGCGATACGTGCCGCTATGACCGGTCACAAAGTATTTACTACATTACACACTAATGATGCGGTAGGTGCGATACCGAGGCTGGTAGATATAGGTATTCCGCCGCATCTTCTTGGAGGCTCATTAATTTGTGTTATCGCTCAGAGATTGTTAAGAAAGTTGTGTTTAAATTGTAGACAGGCGGATCATATAACCGAAGAGGAATCAAAAATCTATAGGGTTGATCCTAGTCGGAAAATAAGAATATTCCGCAGGAAAGGGTGTGAAGAATGTATGCATACCGGATATAAGGGGCGTATTGCGGTGCATGAAATATTCCCTTGTGATAAAGGGCTTGATGAATTGATATCAACGGGGGCATCAAGGCGAACTATGGTTCAGTACGCAGCTGAAAAGGGGTTTGTTCCGATGGTAAATGACGGAATAAAAAAGGCTCTTGCGGGCATAACCGATCTTGATGAATTAATAAGGACGGTAGATATGACCGAAAGGTTATAA
- a CDS encoding type II secretion protein F — translation MPIYNYVALNEKGRKIRGNMSAVNEVDLAERLNGIGLDLVDEKVAKEKKGGMFNKVSLQDKILFCVHIEQLERAGVPILDSIADIRDSADSPAIKDMMAEVFDAVHSGKMLSKALAEHPKIFDSVFIALVEAGEKSGNLHEVFHHLGHHLKWVNYIRSKIKKAIYYPTFLLFLMFGIISLMMLFVIPKLSSFLTAQNFDLPIYTTALINTSNFFTDYWYLIFSVPILLVIIIKMLIKFSESFAYNVDAFKLKIPVVGTTISKIELARFCHFFGIMYKSGIGILDCLDVANNVVKNKVISENVSVIKKSVSEGNSLTESLKVSSRFPNLVIRMFKVGEESGNLDVTIENINFFYDKEVEDSVNNMVGVIQPFLTIVMGLIMMWISLAVFGPLYNSFSKMNF, via the coding sequence ATGCCTATATATAATTATGTAGCATTAAATGAAAAAGGAAGGAAGATACGCGGCAATATGTCGGCGGTCAATGAGGTTGACCTTGCCGAGAGGCTGAACGGTATAGGGCTTGACCTTGTGGACGAAAAAGTTGCCAAAGAAAAAAAAGGCGGAATGTTCAATAAAGTATCGCTACAGGATAAGATTCTGTTTTGCGTGCATATTGAACAATTAGAAAGGGCAGGTGTGCCTATACTGGATTCAATAGCGGATATCAGGGACTCTGCCGATAGTCCTGCTATTAAAGATATGATGGCGGAAGTGTTTGATGCGGTACATTCGGGTAAAATGCTTTCTAAAGCTTTGGCAGAACACCCCAAGATATTCGATTCGGTATTTATCGCACTTGTTGAAGCCGGTGAAAAATCAGGAAACCTGCATGAAGTGTTCCACCATTTGGGACACCACTTAAAATGGGTGAATTATATAAGAAGCAAGATAAAGAAAGCGATATATTATCCTACGTTCCTGCTGTTTTTGATGTTCGGAATCATATCGTTGATGATGCTTTTTGTTATACCGAAATTATCTTCGTTCCTGACGGCTCAGAACTTTGATCTGCCTATATATACTACTGCGTTGATAAATACGTCAAACTTTTTTACAGATTACTGGTATTTGATATTTAGCGTACCGATATTATTAGTTATTATAATAAAGATGCTTATAAAGTTTTCAGAGAGTTTTGCCTATAATGTTGATGCGTTTAAATTAAAAATACCTGTTGTGGGTACTACTATAAGTAAGATTGAACTGGCGAGGTTCTGCCATTTCTTCGGAATTATGTATAAAAGCGGTATCGGTATATTAGATTGTCTTGATGTAGCTAATAATGTTGTAAAAAATAAAGTTATATCTGAGAATGTTAGTGTTATTAAAAAAAGTGTGTCGGAGGGTAACTCGCTAACCGAATCGTTAAAGGTTTCAAGCCGATTCCCTAATCTGGTGATAAGAATGTTTAAGGTGGGTGAAGAAAGCGGTAACCTTGATGTAACCATTGAGAACATTAACTTCTTCTATGACAAGGAAGTTGAGGATTCGGTTAATAATATGGTCGGTGTAATACAACCGTTTTTAACTATTGTAATGGGTCTTATAATGATGTGGATATCGTTAGCGGTATTCGGACCGTTATATAACAGCTTTAGTAAAATGAATTTTTAA
- a CDS encoding dihydroorotate dehydrogenase (quinone) gives MDYYKILRPLIYCFPPETAHNMAISVLKSNVFPKQSVNSPDILKLNIFGLRFDNPVGMAAGFDKNGDAIEGLFGQGFGFVEVGTVTPKPQDGNAKPRLFRLVEDEAVINRFGFNNKGADHFVNNLKNAKKSGILGANIGKNKTSQSAVDDYLFMMDKVYGLSDYITINISSPNTPGLCDLQQKDELDGFLSAILNAKLKLKEKTGADIPILLKLAPDTDPKQREDIAQIVIRQKIDGLIISNTTIGGRDILKSAHANETGGLSGRPLFDMSTQMVSHMYKLTEGKIPIIGVGGISSAEEAYKKIRAGASLVQIYSALVFKGFKLVKDINTGLEELLKKDGFSNVSDAIGKDCI, from the coding sequence ATGGATTATTATAAGATTTTACGCCCCCTGATATATTGTTTTCCCCCTGAAACTGCTCATAATATGGCTATTTCAGTATTGAAAAGTAATGTTTTTCCTAAACAATCTGTAAATTCCCCCGATATATTGAAGCTGAATATATTCGGCTTACGGTTTGATAATCCTGTAGGTATGGCAGCAGGATTCGATAAGAACGGCGATGCTATAGAGGGGCTGTTCGGGCAGGGGTTCGGTTTTGTTGAGGTGGGAACGGTTACCCCCAAGCCGCAAGACGGCAACGCAAAGCCAAGGCTGTTCAGGCTTGTTGAAGATGAAGCGGTAATAAACAGGTTCGGTTTCAATAATAAAGGAGCCGACCATTTTGTTAATAATCTTAAAAATGCTAAGAAAAGCGGTATTTTGGGTGCAAATATAGGTAAGAACAAGACAAGCCAAAGTGCCGTTGATGATTATTTATTCATGATGGATAAGGTCTACGGGTTAAGTGATTACATAACTATTAATATTTCTTCTCCTAACACACCCGGTTTGTGTGACTTGCAGCAAAAAGACGAGCTTGACGGGTTTTTGTCGGCAATTTTAAATGCAAAACTGAAGCTAAAGGAAAAAACAGGAGCGGATATACCTATTTTACTAAAGTTGGCTCCCGATACCGACCCCAAGCAAAGGGAAGATATTGCACAGATAGTTATAAGGCAGAAAATAGACGGACTTATTATAAGTAATACTACGATAGGCGGCAGGGATATTTTAAAATCGGCACATGCAAACGAAACCGGAGGTTTGAGCGGCAGACCTTTGTTTGATATGTCTACGCAAATGGTATCGCATATGTATAAATTGACAGAAGGAAAAATCCCTATAATAGGGGTGGGGGGTATATCATCGGCAGAGGAAGCCTATAAAAAAATAAGAGCAGGGGCATCTTTAGTGCAGATATATTCGGCACTGGTTTTTAAAGGATTTAAACTTGTTAAGGACATAAATACGGGTCTTGAGGAATTGTTAAAAAAAGACGGATTTTCAAATGTTTCGGACGCTATAGGCAAAGATTGTATTTAA
- a CDS encoding ABC transporter family protein encodes MAKSKIAPLSVSSVSKDFKEKKVLKNVSLSVKLGEIYGLIGVNGVGKTTLIKVILDLLNSDKGETKFFDKDSTDPDSRKNIAYLPEKFYPSPFLKGREFLSLSLSYHGKKLDIKEAKAKAKVLDLDPKVLDHRIGKYSKGMGQKLGLLSMFLAGSPLLLLDEPMSGLDPNARIKLKALLKEYKEQGNTVFFSSHILADIEEICDRMAVMHNGKLIYEGDSATFLKKYKEKNLEMAFLRAIESDK; translated from the coding sequence GTGGCAAAAAGTAAAATAGCACCTCTTTCGGTTAGTTCGGTTTCTAAGGATTTCAAAGAGAAAAAAGTTCTGAAAAACGTATCACTCAGTGTTAAGCTCGGAGAAATATACGGTCTTATAGGGGTTAACGGTGTCGGTAAAACAACATTGATAAAAGTTATACTAGACCTGTTAAATTCCGATAAAGGTGAAACTAAATTCTTTGATAAGGATTCTACCGACCCTGACAGTAGGAAAAATATTGCCTATCTGCCTGAGAAATTTTATCCTTCACCATTCTTAAAGGGAAGGGAGTTCCTGTCATTGTCGTTGTCATATCACGGCAAAAAACTGGATATAAAGGAAGCAAAGGCAAAAGCCAAAGTTCTTGACCTTGACCCTAAGGTACTTGATCACCGTATCGGTAAATATTCAAAAGGTATGGGGCAAAAACTAGGGTTGTTATCAATGTTCCTTGCCGGTAGCCCGTTACTATTGCTTGATGAGCCTATGAGCGGACTTGACCCTAATGCGAGGATTAAGCTTAAGGCTTTGTTAAAAGAGTATAAAGAACAGGGGAATACCGTCTTTTTTAGTTCACACATTCTTGCCGATATTGAAGAAATATGCGACAGAATGGCGGTTATGCATAACGGTAAGCTTATCTATGAAGGTGATTCGGCTACATTCTTGAAGAAATATAAGGAGAAAAACCTTGAGATGGCGTTCCTTAGGGCAATTGAGTCCGATAAATAG
- a CDS encoding dTMP kinase, whose amino-acid sequence MKNIGKFITFEGGEGGGKSTQCKLLKEAFNNRNIDVTLTREPGGTKGAEQIRKLLVTGDIDKWDSITETLLHLAARQDHVRNLIKPSLESGKFVICDRFSDSTIAYQGYAHGLGLEKIESLQKQILGDFSPALTFILDISIKDGIARAAKRGNTENRYEKMGKEFHSNVRKGFLEIAKKEPERCFVINANDSVEIIHKKIIEIINKKLSLYLKEAIA is encoded by the coding sequence ATGAAAAATATCGGTAAATTTATTACATTCGAAGGTGGCGAAGGCGGCGGAAAATCAACTCAATGCAAATTATTAAAGGAAGCTTTTAATAACCGCAATATAGATGTTACACTCACACGCGAACCGGGAGGGACTAAGGGTGCCGAGCAAATAAGGAAATTATTAGTTACCGGTGATATCGATAAGTGGGATTCTATCACCGAAACATTATTACATCTTGCCGCAAGACAAGACCATGTCAGGAATCTCATAAAGCCATCTTTGGAGAGCGGAAAGTTCGTTATATGCGACAGGTTTTCCGATTCGACAATTGCTTATCAGGGATACGCACACGGTCTGGGGCTTGAAAAAATAGAATCATTGCAAAAACAGATATTAGGCGATTTTTCCCCTGCCCTCACCTTTATTCTGGATATTTCTATTAAGGACGGCATAGCAAGGGCGGCAAAACGCGGCAATACCGAAAACAGATATGAGAAAATGGGAAAAGAGTTTCATTCAAATGTCCGCAAGGGATTTCTTGAGATAGCTAAAAAAGAACCGGAGCGTTGTTTCGTAATTAACGCTAACGATTCGGTAGAGATTATCCACAAAAAGATAATTGAAATTATTAATAAGAAGCTGTCTTTATATTTAAAAGAAGCAATAGCTTAA
- a CDS encoding type IV pili twitching motility protein PilT, producing MSELLVDKYLDELVKKNGSDMYLTIGHPPVIRMQDDQIVPIAKNGLRPIDIDHFIQELMTKDNIAEFKEKMELNLAFTRGSKQRFRFNFFRQQQQNGIVIRRISCNIPTIEELRLPEIYAKAIMRKRGLIILASPGGSGKSTSMAAMIGHRNRNMSGHVVTIEDPIEFVHEHQKCIITQREVGIDTVSYNNALKNALRQRADVIAIGEIRDRHAMEHAIRFAETGHLCIATLHSNNASQAIDRMINLFPDDTRTYVLSTLAQNLIAIFSQRLVNGLKKERELATDILLNEGLIKNHIIKGEINDIKDSQERFYNLGMRTFDQSLYDLFTSHKISLETAIDESDNPSALKLRINQTGAATVEMMNSLNNRSMSGYSRSKSNDLE from the coding sequence ATGAGCGAACTTCTTGTTGATAAATATCTTGACGAATTAGTAAAGAAAAACGGATCGGATATGTATTTAACTATCGGTCATCCGCCCGTTATACGTATGCAGGACGATCAGATAGTTCCTATTGCAAAAAACGGTTTGAGACCTATTGATATAGACCACTTTATACAGGAATTGATGACCAAGGATAATATTGCCGAATTCAAAGAAAAAATGGAATTGAATCTTGCTTTTACCAGAGGTTCCAAGCAGCGGTTCAGATTTAACTTTTTTCGTCAGCAACAACAAAACGGCATTGTAATCCGTAGGATAAGCTGTAACATTCCTACTATTGAAGAGCTTCGCCTTCCTGAAATTTATGCTAAAGCCATTATGCGTAAAAGAGGGCTGATAATATTGGCAAGTCCGGGTGGTTCGGGCAAATCAACTTCAATGGCGGCAATGATAGGACATCGTAACAGAAACATGTCCGGACACGTAGTAACTATTGAAGACCCTATTGAATTTGTCCACGAACATCAAAAATGCATTATCACACAAAGGGAAGTAGGCATTGATACGGTATCTTATAATAACGCACTGAAGAATGCATTACGTCAAAGGGCGGACGTAATAGCAATAGGCGAGATACGTGACCGTCACGCAATGGAACACGCTATAAGATTTGCGGAAACAGGTCACTTATGTATAGCGACACTTCACTCAAACAACGCATCTCAGGCAATTGACAGGATGATAAACCTGTTCCCCGATGATACCAGAACATATGTACTTTCAACTTTGGCACAAAACCTTATCGCTATTTTCTCTCAAAGGCTTGTGAACGGTCTGAAAAAAGAACGTGAACTTGCTACCGATATATTGCTGAACGAGGGATTGATAAAAAACCATATCATCAAGGGAGAAATAAACGATATCAAAGATTCTCAGGAACGTTTCTATAATCTGGGCATGAGGACTTTCGATCAATCGTTATACGACCTGTTCACTTCTCATAAAATTTCCCTTGAAACGGCTATTGATGAATCAGACAATCCTTCTGCGTTAAAGCTTCGTATAAACCAGACAGGTGCTGCAACGGTAGAAATGATGAACTCTTTAAATAACAGGTCTATGTCAGGCTACTCACGCAGTAAATCCAATGATCTTGAATAA
- a CDS encoding cobaltochelatase subunit CobT, translated as MDDTENKLFEQAESSVLRAVSNKGEASVNFRQGNSINATLKGDTLNIPQISPNLSESHMAAIRGMVDSAALQMKYHDKNIHRKLAPSDKSSSQDIFNAAEKARIEAIGSLQMEGIAKNIQNKIIYDFLHNDYETLHEGKPPPVDQAVYLLTLQALTKQKLPPITNALLEKWGSLIKAKSSKYINRLENNINNQEEFAKSILDLIKNLKLHEQGGDSDENEEPQNDEKTDESSSSDIKDEQLNQPKQEASFEDSFTDDEPQISEDSDSEVSVKPSDKGTEVSVTLRNNNLESKHYIPYKIYTNGFDQIVEAEKLYDDEELAYLRNQLDLKLAKLKRMNRKAANNFLRKLLSQHSKSWDFNLEYGILDSRKLPALIADPNYLEYCKQERESQNVNTIITLLLDNSGSMRGRPITVAAMSAEILAKTLEACGIKVEILGFTTVEWKGGKSRRKWQDEGSPKNPGRLNDLRHIIYKSADTPWRKARKNLGVMLKEGILKENIDGEAILWAFKRLSMRPEKRRILMVISDGAPVDDSTISSNSVSYLDNHLREVIHAVEKKSDIELIAIGIGHDVNRYYSHAATIKDVDELENTMFEQLTEIFEHSKAA; from the coding sequence ATGGATGATACGGAAAACAAACTTTTTGAACAGGCTGAATCTTCGGTTTTGCGTGCCGTTTCCAACAAGGGGGAAGCTTCGGTAAATTTCAGGCAGGGCAATTCCATCAATGCAACCTTAAAGGGCGATACCCTGAACATACCGCAAATTTCCCCGAACCTTTCCGAAAGCCATATGGCGGCAATAAGGGGAATGGTTGACAGTGCCGCATTACAAATGAAATACCACGATAAGAACATACACCGCAAACTTGCCCCCTCTGACAAGAGCAGTTCGCAGGACATATTCAACGCCGCAGAAAAAGCCCGCATTGAGGCTATAGGCTCGCTGCAAATGGAAGGCATTGCTAAGAATATCCAAAATAAGATTATCTACGATTTTTTACATAATGACTATGAAACGCTGCATGAAGGCAAGCCGCCGCCTGTCGATCAGGCTGTATATCTATTAACATTGCAAGCCCTGACAAAACAAAAGTTACCTCCGATAACTAATGCTTTGCTTGAAAAATGGGGTAGCCTTATAAAAGCGAAATCTTCAAAATATATCAATAGGCTGGAAAACAATATCAACAATCAGGAAGAATTTGCAAAAAGCATTCTTGATTTAATTAAAAATCTAAAGCTACACGAACAGGGCGGCGATAGCGATGAGAATGAAGAACCGCAAAATGATGAAAAAACCGATGAGTCATCTTCTTCAGATATAAAAGATGAGCAGCTAAACCAGCCGAAACAGGAAGCTTCTTTTGAAGATAGCTTCACAGATGATGAGCCGCAGATATCCGAAGATAGTGATTCCGAGGTTAGTGTAAAACCGTCCGATAAAGGCACTGAGGTAAGCGTAACCCTACGCAATAACAATTTAGAAAGTAAACATTACATACCGTATAAAATTTATACGAACGGCTTTGACCAGATAGTCGAGGCAGAAAAGCTGTACGATGATGAAGAGCTTGCATATCTGAGGAACCAACTGGATTTAAAGCTTGCCAAGCTAAAAAGAATGAACCGTAAGGCGGCTAATAATTTTTTACGGAAACTTCTTTCACAGCATAGCAAATCATGGGATTTTAACCTTGAATACGGGATACTTGACAGCCGCAAGCTCCCTGCCCTAATCGCAGACCCAAACTACCTTGAATACTGCAAACAAGAGCGTGAATCCCAAAACGTGAATACTATAATTACACTGCTTTTGGATAACTCGGGGTCAATGCGGGGGCGACCTATAACCGTAGCTGCCATGAGTGCCGAAATACTGGCTAAAACACTGGAGGCTTGCGGTATAAAAGTTGAGATTTTAGGCTTTACCACCGTTGAATGGAAAGGGGGAAAGTCACGACGGAAATGGCAAGATGAAGGCAGCCCCAAAAACCCCGGCAGGCTAAACGACCTTCGCCATATAATATATAAGTCTGCCGACACTCCTTGGCGTAAGGCACGCAAAAATCTTGGGGTAATGCTAAAGGAGGGCATCTTAAAAGAGAATATTGACGGAGAGGCTATATTGTGGGCGTTCAAGCGTCTATCGATGCGTCCTGAAAAACGCCGTATATTGATGGTAATATCCGACGGTGCGCCGGTTGACGACAGCACCATATCATCTAATTCCGTATCCTACCTTGATAACCACTTAAGGGAAGTTATCCATGCAGTCGAGAAGAAATCCGATATTGAACTGATAGCTATAGGCATAGGTCATGATGTAAACCGCTATTACTCACACGCAGCGACAATAAAAGATGTAGATGAGCTTGAAAACACTATGTTTGAACAGCTAACCGAAATATTCGAACATTCAAAAGCCGCATAA
- a CDS encoding transcriptional repressor, whose translation MTKKLEQLCIEKGLKITEQRRVILKIISESKDHPDVEKIYERAVKKDAKISIATVYRTVRMFEEGGIIEKHDFGDGRARYEESSDEHHDHLIDIRSGKVIEFKNDEIERLQEQIAKELGYELVDHRLELYAVPKNKQ comes from the coding sequence ATGACAAAAAAACTTGAACAGTTATGTATTGAAAAAGGATTAAAGATAACCGAACAACGTCGTGTTATATTAAAGATAATATCCGAATCCAAAGATCATCCCGATGTTGAAAAAATATATGAAAGGGCAGTCAAGAAAGATGCAAAAATAAGTATAGCTACCGTTTACAGGACGGTTAGAATGTTTGAAGAAGGCGGAATAATAGAAAAGCATGATTTTGGTGACGGTAGGGCAAGGTATGAAGAATCATCAGATGAACATCACGACCATCTTATAGATATCAGGAGCGGAAAAGTAATTGAGTTCAAAAATGATGAAATCGAAAGATTGCAGGAACAAATTGCAAAAGAGCTTGGCTATGAGCTGGTAGACCACAGGTTAGAGCTTTACGCCGTTCCAAAAAATAAACAGTAA
- a CDS encoding 50S ribosomal protein L28 encodes MAKRCELTGVGVQSGNNVSHSNRKTRRRFIPNLHRVSLSSRFLNQIFRLRITAATLRSIDHNGGLDGFLLNTNSSKLTETALKIKRKIKKSLPEEVKAAAKADAKKPAVKKDKSKDSAAA; translated from the coding sequence ATGGCAAAACGTTGTGAATTAACAGGTGTTGGAGTTCAGTCCGGTAACAATGTATCTCACTCAAACAGAAAGACAAGACGTCGTTTTATCCCTAATCTGCACAGAGTTTCTCTAAGCAGTCGTTTTTTAAATCAGATTTTCAGGCTTCGTATTACTGCGGCAACCTTGCGTTCAATCGATCATAACGGTGGTCTTGACGGTTTCCTGCTTAACACTAACAGCAGCAAACTGACTGAAACTGCGTTAAAAATAAAAAGAAAGATTAAAAAGTCTTTACCTGAAGAAGTTAAAGCCGCTGCAAAAGCAGATGCTAAAAAGCCTGCGGTTAAAAAAGATAAATCAAAAGATTCTGCTGCGGCGTAA
- a CDS encoding twitching motility protein PilT, with product MDINELLAFSRKNNASDLHLTVASPPMLRINGDIIQLRVSPLTNDDIIQMLYSIMSEKQRVEYEKELELDFAIELSNEGRFRVNAFNTVNGAAAALRAIPSDIMTLEQLKLPPVLETLLDRTKGLILVTGPTGSGKSTTLAAMIDHINQYSNKHILTIEDPVEFIHKPKNSLINQREVGTSTNSFKRALKSALREDPDIILVGEMRDLETISLALTAAETGHLVFGTLHTSSASKTIDRIIDAFSEGDKPMARTMLAGSLEAIITQLLVKVSDGSGRLAVNEILIASPAVRNLIRDSQIPQIYSMMQVSSKHGMQVMKDSVYRLLEEDLITRDTARQALNQTLGEADKESAGTTREKGVF from the coding sequence ATGGACATAAACGAGCTATTAGCATTTTCAAGGAAGAACAATGCATCGGACTTACACTTAACGGTCGCATCTCCTCCTATGTTACGTATAAATGGCGACATTATACAACTTAGGGTAAGTCCTTTAACCAATGACGATATAATTCAAATGCTTTACTCTATAATGAGTGAAAAGCAGCGTGTTGAATATGAAAAAGAGCTTGAGCTGGACTTTGCGATAGAGCTTTCAAATGAAGGGCGTTTCCGTGTGAATGCGTTTAATACGGTAAATGGGGCGGCAGCGGCATTAAGGGCAATACCGTCAGACATAATGACATTAGAGCAGTTAAAACTGCCACCGGTTTTAGAAACATTACTTGACCGCACTAAAGGGCTTATTTTAGTTACCGGTCCTACGGGAAGCGGCAAGTCAACAACGCTGGCTGCAATGATAGACCATATAAATCAGTACAGTAACAAACATATCTTAACTATTGAAGACCCTGTAGAGTTTATCCACAAACCTAAAAATTCGCTTATAAACCAAAGAGAAGTGGGAACATCGACAAATTCATTTAAAAGAGCGTTAAAAAGTGCATTACGTGAAGACCCCGATATCATACTGGTAGGTGAGATGCGTGACCTTGAAACAATAAGCCTTGCCTTAACTGCGGCTGAAACAGGACACTTGGTTTTCGGTACATTACATACAAGCTCGGCATCTAAAACCATAGACAGGATAATTGACGCTTTTTCCGAAGGTGACAAACCTATGGCAAGAACGATGCTGGCAGGCTCTTTAGAGGCTATAATAACCCAGCTACTTGTAAAAGTATCTGATGGCAGCGGCAGATTGGCAGTTAACGAAATACTAATAGCCAGTCCGGCAGTTAGAAACCTTATAAGGGATAGCCAAATACCTCAGATATACTCAATGATGCAGGTTAGTTCAAAACACGGTATGCAGGTTATGAAAGACAGTGTTTACAGACTACTGGAAGAAGACTTAATTACAAGGGATACCGCAAGGCAGGCGTTAAACCAGACTTTAGGGGAAGCGGATAAAGAATCCGCCGGTACAACAAGAGAAAAAGGAGTTTTTTAA